TCGGGGCCTCGGCCGTGCAGATCGGCAAATACGCCATGCAGGCCGCGGCCGGATGCGTAGGCTCGGAATCGGACCGCTGCAACGTGTGCAACATCGGCGTCTGCCCCAAGGGCATCACCTCCCAGGACCCGCGCATCTACCGCAGGCTCGATCCGGAAAAGGTGGCCGAGAGGCTGGTCGAACTCTACGTCAGCTTCGACATGGAAATGAAGAAGATCTTCGCCCCCCTGGGCAGGTCCACGTCCCTGCCCATCGGCATGTCCGACGCGCTGGGGATCGCCGACAAGAACGCGGCGGACAGACTGGCCATCAAATACGTGGTCTGATGAGGGAAAGACATGCAAAGCACCATACATATTGACGGAAAGGAAAACGGCGTGCGCCTGGAGTCGCGCATCCTGGAGGAACGCATCCAGGACGCGGTCAAGGCCGGAGCCAGGGAGCTGACAGTCGACGCCTGCGGTCAGCACGGCATCGGCGGGCGGCTCTGGGTCTCCAAGGCGGAAGCGGTCACGGTCAAGGTCATCGGCGCGCCCGGACAGCGTCTGGGTTCCCAGGGTTTCCCCGGCACGACCATCGAAGTCATGGGGCCGGGTTCCGACGACATCGGCTGGCTGAACGCCGGAGCCGAAATCATCGTCCACGGCAACGCGGGCAACGGCATCTGCAACGCCATGGCCCAGGGCAAGGTCTATGTCGGCGGCAACGTCGGCTCGCGCTGCATGACCATGACCAAGCAGAACCCGCGCTTCACGGCCCCGGAACTGTGGGTCCTGGGCGAAACGGGCGACTATTTCGCCGAGTTCATGGCCGGCGGCACGGCCGTGGTCTGCGGCGTGGACGCCCATGACCAGGCCAACGTCATGGGCTACCGCCCCTGCGTGGGCATGGTCGGCGGGCGCATCTTCTACCGTGGCCAGGAACAGGCCATCAGCAACGCCGATGCCAAGCACATGCCCATCGGCGACGAGGATTGGGCCTGGCTCCATGAAAACGTAAAGCAATACCTTCAAAAAATCGGCAAGTCCGACCTTTTCGACATCCTGGCCACCCGCGACCAATGGCATCTGGTCACGGCCAAATCGCCCTATGAGAAGGTCATCCGGAAACGCAAGAACATGTCCGACTTCCGTTCCCAGGTCTGGGACATGGAGCTTGGACGCGGCGGATTGGTCGGCGACCTGACCTCCGTGGACCGCTCGCCCATTGGGCTCATCACCAGCGGGGAACTGCGCCGCTTTGTCCCGGTCTGGGAAAACTGCAAATACATGCCGCCCTGTCAGGCCAGCTGCCCATCGGGAATTCCGGTGCAAAAGCGCTGGCAGCTGGTGCGCGAAGGCCGCCTGGCCGAGGCCGTGGACCTGTCCCTGGAGTACACGCCCTTCCCGGCCACGGTCTGCGGATATCTGTGCCCCAACCTGTGCATGGAAGGATGCACGCGCGGCCTGGGGAACCTCAAACCCGTGGACGCCAAGATGCTCGGCAAGGAAGGCATCAACGCCCACCCGCCCATGCTGCCCCTGTCCTCGGACAAGAAGGTCGCGGTCATCGGCGGCGGCCCGGCCGGCATCTCCGTGGCCTGGCAGCTGCGCCTCAAGGGGCACAAGGCCTCGGTCTTCGACATGGACGAGAAGCTTGGCGGCAAGCTCCAGGCCTCCATTCCGGCCAACCGCATCCCGCCCGAAGTGCTGGCGGCGGAGCTGGACCGGGCGCGGGAGGTCATCCCCCATGTGCGCCTCGAAAAGAAGCTGACCCGCGACGACTTCGAGGCCATCAAGAGCGATTACGACTTCATCGTCCTGGCCACCGGCGCCCAGCGTCCGCGCACCCTGCCCGTGCCCGGCAACGAACGTCTGACCACGGCCACGGACTTCCTCAAGGCCGCAAAGCACGGCGACGCCAAGGTCGGCGAGCGCGTGGTCATCATCGGCGCGGGCAACGTGGGCTGCGACGTGGCCACGGAAGCCGCCCGCCTGGGCGCGAAAAGCATGACGCTCATCGACGTGCAGAAGCCCATGAGCTTCGGCAAGGAACGTGAAGAGGCGGAAAAGGCCGGAGCCAAATTCCTATGGCCCTGCTTCACCAAGGAGATCACAGCCGAAGGCGTGCTCTTGACCGACGGCCGCGTCATTCCCGGCGACACGGTCATCATCTCCATCGGCGACACTCCGGACCTGGAAGCCTTCCCGGAGAACATCGCCCGGGAGCGCGGCTTCATCACCGTCAACGACGTTAATCAGACCACGGACCCGCGCGTTTTCGCCATCGGCGATCTGGTCAAGCTGGGCCTCTTGACCCAGGCCATCGGCGACGGACGCCGCGCGGCCCAGACCATCGACGAGATCATCAGCGGCCGCCGCCCCCTCTCGGTCACGGCGGACATGCACGAAGAACTCAAGACGCGCATCGAGTACATGGACCCGGGTAATCACATGTCCGAGACCATTGACTACTCGCGCATGAATCTGGCCTACTTCGATCCGCGCCTGGGGCATTTCGACAGCCTGGACCAGTGCGCCGAGGAATGCTCGTCCTGCGGCGTGTGCCGCGACTGCGGCATCTGCGAGGCCATCTGCCCGCGCGGAGCCATAAGCCGTGAGGCCCTGCCGGACAATGAATTCGCCATGGTCTGCGACTCCGAGAAATGCATCGGCTGCGGCTTCTGCGCCGGAGCCTGCCCCTGCGGCATCTGGACGCTCATTCCGAATACGCCGCTGGAATAGTGTTTGAAAAAAAGACAACTAAAAGGGGGAAGGCGACTTCCCCCTTTTTTGTTGCGATCTTTTTTCGACACCATTTCCGATACCAACATCGAGTTTCGACTGAGTCTTCTTCCACGCAACAGCACCAACGTCATCTTGACATGATATCAAAAAATAATATCGTAAAACAATGAAACGCAAACACGAATCCACTCTTCGCAGGATTTTTGACCATCCGACATCTGGCGGGATCAAATGGGCAGATATCGAGGCCTTGTTTGCGGAGCTGGGAGCGGAAATAGCGGAGCGTGAAGGTTCGCGCATCAGCGTGTTTCTTTTTGGAGAGATCAGAATCTTCCATCGCCCGCATCCTTCGCCGGACACGGACAAGGGCGCGGTGGCAAGCATCAGGAAGTGGCTCGAAACGAATGGGGTGAAGCCATGAAGAACGTACTTGATTTTCCCGGCGGTTACTCTGCCGTCATTGGCTACGATTCCGAGCTGGAAATGTTCCGGGGAGAATTTGTCGGCTTGAATGGCGGAGCCGACTTCTACGCCACGGACCTGGAAGGACTCAAGCGAGAAGGCGCGTTGTCGCTCAAGGTCTTTTTGGACGAATGCACCGCACGTGGCATCGAGCCCAAAAAGGCAAAAGGAAAATTCGCCCTGCGCCTGGATCAGGACATCTACCGCCAGGCCACTATCGCCGCCGCCGCCAGCGGAAAAAGCCTGAACCAGTTCATCACCGAAGCCGTGCGCGAAGCCGTGGCCCGCGCATGATCCACGAAGCCTGGCATTGAAGCGAGGAATAGGCGGATGAGGAGCATTTTCCGCCCCGCCTGGAAAGAACAAGCTGTCCAGACAACATCTTCCCTATCCGAAGCCCAGGCGGTCATGGGCTATTTCTCGGCTCCACGATTCTCGGCGGTCTGCATGTCCTCGCCGCCATGCCGGGCAGGATCGAAACTGGCAAGACGTTGCTCTAGGGTCAGATGACCCTCACTGAGCGGCGTGATGATGATCCTTCCATTTTCCACGCTGATCCTGACCCGCTGATCGGCATGCAACTTCGCCTCGCGGGCTACGGCCGCAGGCAGACGGACTCCCAGACTGTTTCCCCATTTTCTTATGACCAGAAAGGTTTCGGTCATGGCGGAATCCTTCGCATGTTTAGGCACAGTTCAATCACTGAACGCCGACAAATCAAGACGGGGAGTCGGCCTGCGGTTGATGATCACGTCGTCAGCTCATAGCTCGTGCTGCGGCCGCTGGCTGCGGATTTGACCAGCACGCCCTTGGCGAGCAGGTCGGAAATATCGCGCAGGGCGGTGTCCTGGGAGCATTTGGCGATGGCGGCCCATTTGCTGCTGGTCAGCTTTCCGTCGAAACCATCCAGCAGCTTGTTGAGCAGCTTGATCTGCCGCTCGTTCATGGGCACCCCGGCCCAGCGATTCCAGAAACCGGCCTTGGCCAGCACTGCCGAGAGCGTGCTTTCGGCCCCTTGAACGGCACGCAGCAAACATCCCAAAAACCACTCAAGCCAGTCCGTGACATCAAGCGTTCCCTTCTGGGTTCGTTCCAGCCAGTCGTAGTAATCCTTGCGTTCACGCTGCAATTGCGTAGATACGCTGTAATAGCGCTGCATACAGTGTTCAGCCCGTGCCAGAGCCATGTCACCCACGGCACGGGCGATACGCCCATTGCCGTCATCAAAAGGATGAATAGTCACGAACCAGAGATGGGCTATTCCCGCCGTAATGACGGAATCTTCATCGCGCGGGGCGTTGAACCAGCGCAGAAATTCAAACATCTCGGCATCCAGCATGGCCGCCGGAGGCGCTTCGTAGTGAACCCGGCGGCGCTGAACAGGGCCGGACACGACCTGCATCGGCCCCTGGCTGTCATCACGCCAAGCCCCGACCCGAATCCTGGCCAGACCGCTGTAGCCCGTCGGAAACAAGGCCGCATGCCAGCCGAACAGCCGCTCGGCGGTCAGGATGTCGGCGTGGCGCTGGGTCGCATCCAGCACCATGTCCACCACCCCATCGACGTGGCGGTCCGCCGGTGCCAACGCCCCGATATCGAGGCCCAAACGTCTGGCAATGGAGGACCGGACCGACTCAAGGTTGAGTTTCTCGCCTTCGATCTCACTGGTCTTGAGCACGTCCATCGACAAAACCCGAAGCGTAGCCTCATCGCGCAGCTCCATCCCGACATCATGCATCCGCCCCAGCAAGTGCCCCTGGGCCAAGTGCACCTGTGAAAGCAACGGCAACAGCCGCTTCAGGTCGTAAACCCAACGCGGCCAGTCGTCCTGCTGCCAGATGTATTTTTTTTCTCCGCTTATCATGCGGTGATTGTGTGTGGTATTCACCGCAGTGTCAAGGGAAGGGATGCCGTGGTGGGAAAGTGCCTTGAATCAATTTCAGCCGCGAACACGAACGGTTACGATAACGGCAAGTTACACGAGCATTTGTTTTTTGAAATACGGATGTGCTTCAGCAACGCAAACCCCTTGAGTACTGCCAAAGCAGTACTTGCCGAACAGTCCGGCCATCGACGGCCCCGGTCCAGCACCACCCCGCTCCGCAACGCGGCCCATTCCTCCTGTTCCACGCGCAGCCTCACCCTTTGCCCATCCCGTAGCGCCGCATCTGGCTCCACACGCTGGTCCGGGAAATACCGAGGATTCGGGCCGCTTCGGACTGGTTTCCGTTTGCCTCGCGCAGGGCTTGGGCGAGGCGCTCTTTTTTGATCTCGTCCAGGCTTCTGGCCGCGACATCGGCAGGGGTGCACACGACCGCTCCGTTCATGAGTTCGGCCGGCAGGTCGCGGGGTTCGATCATGTCCGTCTTGCAGGCCACGAAGGCGTACTCGAAGGCGCTGCGCAGCTCGCGCACGTTGCCGGGCCAGGAGTGGCGCACGAGCAGCTCCATGGCCGCGGGCGAGATGCCGTGCACTTTCTTGCCGGATTTGAGCTGTGTGCGCAGAAAAAAGGTGGAGGCCAGAAGCGGGATGTCCTCGCGGCGTTCGCGGAGTGCTGGCATGCGGATGGGGATGACGTTGATGCGGTAGTAGAGATCCTGGCGAAAGAGATTTCTGGCGACCAAATCCGTCAGGTCGCGGTTGGTGGCGGTGATGATCCTGGCCTGGACCGGGATGGGGCGGTGGTCGCCCACGCGCTCGATGACCTTTTCCTCCAGCACGCGCAGGAGCTTGACCTGGGTGCTGGCGGGCAGATCCCCGATTTCGTCCAGAAAGATGTCCCCGTCGCCTGCGCTCTCGAAGCGGCCCATGCGATCCTTGTGCGCTCCGGTATAGGCGCCTTTGACATGCCCGAAGAGTTCACTTTCCAGCAGCGATTCATTCAGCGCCGCGCAGTTGACCTTGATGAAAGGCTTGTCCCGGCGCGGCCCGGCCTCGTGGATGGCCTTGGCCGTGAGTTCCTTGCCTGTTCCGCTTTCGCC
This DNA window, taken from Desulfomicrobium sp. ZS1, encodes the following:
- a CDS encoding FAD-dependent oxidoreductase, translating into MQSTIHIDGKENGVRLESRILEERIQDAVKAGARELTVDACGQHGIGGRLWVSKAEAVTVKVIGAPGQRLGSQGFPGTTIEVMGPGSDDIGWLNAGAEIIVHGNAGNGICNAMAQGKVYVGGNVGSRCMTMTKQNPRFTAPELWVLGETGDYFAEFMAGGTAVVCGVDAHDQANVMGYRPCVGMVGGRIFYRGQEQAISNADAKHMPIGDEDWAWLHENVKQYLQKIGKSDLFDILATRDQWHLVTAKSPYEKVIRKRKNMSDFRSQVWDMELGRGGLVGDLTSVDRSPIGLITSGELRRFVPVWENCKYMPPCQASCPSGIPVQKRWQLVREGRLAEAVDLSLEYTPFPATVCGYLCPNLCMEGCTRGLGNLKPVDAKMLGKEGINAHPPMLPLSSDKKVAVIGGGPAGISVAWQLRLKGHKASVFDMDEKLGGKLQASIPANRIPPEVLAAELDRAREVIPHVRLEKKLTRDDFEAIKSDYDFIVLATGAQRPRTLPVPGNERLTTATDFLKAAKHGDAKVGERVVIIGAGNVGCDVATEAARLGAKSMTLIDVQKPMSFGKEREEAEKAGAKFLWPCFTKEITAEGVLLTDGRVIPGDTVIISIGDTPDLEAFPENIARERGFITVNDVNQTTDPRVFAIGDLVKLGLLTQAIGDGRRAAQTIDEIISGRRPLSVTADMHEELKTRIEYMDPGNHMSETIDYSRMNLAYFDPRLGHFDSLDQCAEECSSCGVCRDCGICEAICPRGAISREALPDNEFAMVCDSEKCIGCGFCAGACPCGIWTLIPNTPLE
- a CDS encoding type II toxin-antitoxin system HicA family toxin — its product is MKRKHESTLRRIFDHPTSGGIKWADIEALFAELGAEIAEREGSRISVFLFGEIRIFHRPHPSPDTDKGAVASIRKWLETNGVKP
- a CDS encoding type II toxin-antitoxin system HicB family antitoxin, whose translation is MKNVLDFPGGYSAVIGYDSELEMFRGEFVGLNGGADFYATDLEGLKREGALSLKVFLDECTARGIEPKKAKGKFALRLDQDIYRQATIAAAASGKSLNQFITEAVREAVARA
- a CDS encoding AbrB/MazE/SpoVT family DNA-binding domain-containing protein, with amino-acid sequence MTETFLVIRKWGNSLGVRLPAAVAREAKLHADQRVRISVENGRIIITPLSEGHLTLEQRLASFDPARHGGEDMQTAENRGAEK
- a CDS encoding Fic family protein; this translates as MNTTHNHRMISGEKKYIWQQDDWPRWVYDLKRLLPLLSQVHLAQGHLLGRMHDVGMELRDEATLRVLSMDVLKTSEIEGEKLNLESVRSSIARRLGLDIGALAPADRHVDGVVDMVLDATQRHADILTAERLFGWHAALFPTGYSGLARIRVGAWRDDSQGPMQVVSGPVQRRRVHYEAPPAAMLDAEMFEFLRWFNAPRDEDSVITAGIAHLWFVTIHPFDDGNGRIARAVGDMALARAEHCMQRYYSVSTQLQRERKDYYDWLERTQKGTLDVTDWLEWFLGCLLRAVQGAESTLSAVLAKAGFWNRWAGVPMNERQIKLLNKLLDGFDGKLTSSKWAAIAKCSQDTALRDISDLLAKGVLVKSAASGRSTSYELTT
- a CDS encoding sigma-54-dependent Fis family transcriptional regulator, which encodes MEENLNQYWKTVVNTIQDGIMIVTPDGKIVSVNEGFVQMTGYSREELIGTSCSILGCSACELARGIPQCHWCVMFKQGALRKQKCALVRKDGTRVPVVKNASVLKDKDGETIGAVETITDISDLVDKEEQLEIFRREISREDSFHGIVGRAATMQQVFDLIDGVAQIDSPVIIYGESGTGKELTAKAIHEAGPRRDKPFIKVNCAALNESLLESELFGHVKGAYTGAHKDRMGRFESAGDGDIFLDEIGDLPASTQVKLLRVLEEKVIERVGDHRPIPVQARIITATNRDLTDLVARNLFRQDLYYRINVIPIRMPALRERREDIPLLASTFFLRTQLKSGKKVHGISPAAMELLVRHSWPGNVRELRSAFEYAFVACKTDMIEPRDLPAELMNGAVVCTPADVAARSLDEIKKERLAQALREANGNQSEAARILGISRTSVWSQMRRYGMGKG